A stretch of DNA from Sugiyamaella lignohabitans strain CBS 10342 chromosome B, complete sequence:
TTCTGTTTTAGATCTATCATTTACTCTCCAATCAAACGTATCCTTATCCCAGAAAACTGCAACCAATCCAAATTGTCTTGTTATTGTTCTCACTCGGTCGTCAATTGCCCCGTATGGGGGTCTGAAGTATCTCGGTACCACGCCGGCTGTGGCGTTGATGGCCCATATCGACCACTGGATTTGAGCAGCTATATCTTCGTTTGATAAACCCGGAAGATTGGCATGACTCCATGTGTGAGAGGCAAGTAGATGCCCTTCTTGGTGTTGTAATCTGACTGTTTCTGGAAATCTCACCACATTGATACCTTGAGTGAAAAATGTAGTTTTTATAGGTAGTTGGTCTAGCAGCTTTGGAGTGCTGGGGCTTGGCCCATCGTCAAATGTCTGAGACATGACAGGACATGTAATGATGTCATCTGGGGCCACACATCTGTAACACTCAAATGAACAATGACTTCTTTCAACATTGCTACAATCCCCTAATGATCTTTTGGGGATTTTTGGTACCACTGACAGATCAATATCGTCTAATGGAATATACGGTGCGTTTTCGTCTGGCCATTTAGTCAACCCAGTGATGCTTTGCAACCAGTCGGGAAACGGCTGTTTGAACTGAGCATAAATTTTGACTCCTTGGTTGTTACCAGAGATTCCTCCTCCTATACCTATTTCCTGGCGGCTTGGCACCGTGTAGTCTGCTAATGTACGATCTAAATGGCTCGGCTTTGATCCAGTGCCATAGGTCTGTGGGCCAGAGGCATGGTTCTGCAAGTTTTCTCTGAGCTTTCCAGGCGATATTGGTAGATTGATGTATTTTGCGGAGTGGTCAATATTACGAGGTGATGAGAGCAGGAGAGGGTTTATTGGCTTGGTTTCATCATTACTTTTGGCTGTTGCAACAGTACTGAAGACTAGCAGCGCGGTTGCGTATAGTTTCATATCGACCCATACATAGGCAGAAGTAGCAATGTTCCCCAGTCTGAATTTGTGTGAGACTTCTATGATTTATGGAATTTTATGGATATCTCAGCAGTCCAGAGATATAATAGTGCCGGAATGATGATAGTCGATTGCCTTGCCATTTACGGAAATACGGATGTcgattacccctgaataaTTATGTCTATAGAGGACTTAAAATTCAAAGGGCATTATAGGCGCCAATGTTGTCATAGTTGAATAAAACATATACAACTTAAACAGGGTTCAAATTAGCGActagaaaatatttttattattgacaAGGACAAGAAATTCTAATGACACAGTCAGAGGTTATTATCAAGCCTATAACGACCAATATACCAAAGTCTATTGAAGATTTACCAGATATTGTATTAGGAGCAGGAGTTTTCAACTATCAATACACGGATGACCCTCATGGCTTATCTGCTGAAAATGTTTTAAGAAAAGCATTTGACCTTGGTATACGTGCTTTGGACACATCTGCTTATTATGGTCCTTCAGAAGAGATTGTGGGAAAGGCCCTGAAGAGTATGGCCTCGGAGTACCCAAGAGACACGTATCTGATCTGTACGAAAGCGGGTCGTGTAGCAGAAAATAACTTCGACTATTCTGCAGCATCTATTAGAAGCTCTGTCTTGAGAAGCTTGGAAAGACTGAATACCACATATCTGGATGTTCTGTATATACACGACGTTGAATTTGTCGAGACTAAACAGTGTTTAGAAGCTATTGACGAGGCCTTCGCGTTAAAGAAAGCGGGCTACATCAAAAACGTAGGCATATCTGGCTACCCACTTgactttttattatatttagcTACACTGGCAAAGAATACACTATCACATGGATCTCTGGACATCATACTGAGTTATTCCAACTTTTGTATGCAGAACACTTTGCTGGAAGATTATGTTACAAAATTTAAAACTGAAGCAGGAGTAAGGGTGGTTCTCAATGCCTCACCTCTGAGTATGTCGCTATTAAGAGCTGTACCTCCTCATCCATTTCACCCCGCATCTCTAGAGCTTCGTAAAGCAGTTTCTGAAGCGTCTGTTTACACCTCGCAACATGGTGTCGACATTTCTGATTTGGCGGTGCGATTTGTATATACTCATTGGACTCATGGCCCGACAGTGTTTGGTCTCCAAACTGTTCGTGAGGTTGAAACAGCAGTCCAGCAGTACTGGCAAGCCAAAACAGCAGCACAATccaaagaagacgaagTCCTTTTGAAGGGTGTACGTGAGATTCTTGGCAGCACTTTAAACCAGACCTGGCCATCTGGTATCGAGCATCCTGATATGACTGCATGATGATTTATTGGGAAATGAATAGAACGACGCAAGCATCACGAGATGCGCGAGTCATtggtggctcctgctaGCGGGCAGAGGAAGATCTTGTATATACTAAAGAATTTTGATAGGGACATTTACCACTACACAGTGatagaataaaataaacaataaacaataaacacAGAACAAGACAAGACTCGATATACCATTCCTACCAGCAGAACAGACCACCTCAGTCTTCACATTGCTGGAAACTAATCTAATCTAGAATCCTTAAAGCTTTTCGTCAGGCTGTCGATttcgttttctttttcagtCACTATAACAGTTAGTATGTTCTTCCACAGACAAGTCTCCACTAATGGCTTTAGAATACCTGTGAACACTTACATTTTATACTCAATTCGGCGATTTTCTTCTTAAGAACCTCGTTTTCTTTACGTAGCGAATTAATCACACTAGAATCATCAATGACGGAACCAAAACTCGGACGCGATCCACGTCGGTGGGTGGCTGCAGCTGTAGCAACAGAGCCCGCAGGAGCTGACGAACCCGGATATTGTTCTTCGGCATCAGATACAGAATAGATAGACCGGATTGACGGGTTCCTAGTCatagaagatgacgaggatgtCGACTGGGATCTACTACGGCTCCTCTCGGTCTTGAGGTGGTTAATCTCTCGCTGCAGTTTGTTGACAATAGCCTCTTGCTCTTTTTCAAGAACATCATAGATTTCTACACTCGACATTGGACCTGTGAACTTTGTAGGACCCTGGCCAGCCAGTGTCGTTGAGATTCCTCCTCCTGAAGAAGTGCCAGAAACACTTGATCTGTTGTTTAAGCTCGCCTGACGTCCACGAGATTCGAGTCCACGTGGTTCGTGACCCAAAATAGGAGTAGGAGGTGCTGGAGTCTGGAAACTACTGTTTGAGTAGATAGAACTGGACGACGATTGTCTACTGTGTCGACCGGGTGTGGCAATAGGAGGTGGACCGGAATTTGTTGCTGCTAGAGATGTTGGAGAAAGAGAAGTTGATGAGATAGATGCCGATGCAGGAATGTTTTCAATATGAAATATGGGCTGGGAACGAGGAGAGGTTGCTTGAAAATCTGTGGAATTTTTCATCACTACTACCCAAATATCCGAAGCAAAAGACAGATATGTGCTTTATTACTAACACACTATAGAGGAGTCAGGGGATGGAATTTAATGCGCTCAATGGAGGGCAATTCAATGAAACGGAGAACGTGATCCAATGCgctcaattgaaaatattccGGGATTATATAGACCGGACAGGTCGGATTGTGAAATACAACGTATTCAATACGAGATAAGACAATGCGATGCACAATCTCACTCTGACCTCGCTATTAATTCCGGCACTATTTTAAAGTCCAGTACTAATTGTAGTGACACGGAATAATTATTGTTTATGAACTCGCCACTGATACCAGTCGACAGGGTTAACAATATATATGCCCGATCGCGATTGTCGATAACTCAATTCAAAATATAAGTGACTAGAGGACCAAATGCTTAACAAATACGTAAATGAAACTCACTCGAGACTTGTAACTAAAACGGCTTCAAGTACCAACAAATCTCTTTAACCGTATTTTGTATAATTGTCAAGATTTGTAAGCATGGATTAAGTCTATATCGTGTTTAGAAGTTGAACTCGCTAGTGGTATGCGCGAATATCACTCACGTTTTTTGATAGCGCCACTATGTTGGCAGTGCCTGGAAACCGTTATAACGTACATTATCACATCAGCATGGCGTGTTCCCCCTAACCGTATCTTTGTGAGGCTGAGGAGCAGTACGCGAGAAATTACTCCGCTCACCTATGATTcaagattttattttactTTGTTTTATTAGTTCAGACAAGATTGCCTCGGTTGTAGTTGATAATTTTAGCCTGGATAGCTAAGAGCGTTGAGAGATCATAAATGACAATAATATTGATACTGTAGTTGGATTTTGTAGCAGCCATTAATTGAACACACCACTGGTGATCCAGAGTTTTACAGCCAGTGAGAATTTAGGCCAGTCAAAAACCTAAAATTTAAAACATTCTATCGGTTAAAATACAATATAAATGTTTACTGTATTCTTGCGTTCAGTAGttttatcaaaaaagatttcaaaaataaacgGGCCGAGCAGGGAATTGAACCCTGGACCACTCGCAGATGTGTTTGCACAAGTGCCACCCAAAGCGAGTATCATACTACTAGACCACACGGCCGAAttattgaaaaaaaaattctgCGCCTACCTTTACGTTTGAATCGAACTTAAAGATTTTTCAATAATTTTGGAGGTTTTCACCTCATATAATGCAAATTTGGAAGTGTTAGAGGTTTAAAACTTCGAGCCtctcaatatttttgtcGTAAGATGACACAGCAGATGAGGGCCAGCTGCGGACTTGGCTGGCGgtcttcaacaacaatccGATATGGTGTAATGGCTAGCACAGGACGCTCTCACCGTCCAGATCAGGGTTCGATTCCCTGTATCGGAGTACGtctattttttattttacaGTCATAAACTCAttaatttttaattataaatatgataACAACTACACTGCTTTCATAACCTGATTTTTCTCTTCCATCAAATCTAGCCGGCTATACAAGTAGTCTCTCACAGGACCAATGGCCAGCTCAATTTTTTCGATCAAAAAAGTTTCCACCTCGCCAAAAAGTTTCTGACGAGCCAGTTCAATAACTCCACAAATaaggaaaacaaaaataggTGCAAGGAATGAATAGATGTAAAAGTCGGGTCTATCAATGTGTTCAGGGGCGTTGACCCACTGGGGCCAGATGAGCCATCTTAAGAACCGGTTCTCACCAATCAAATAAACTCCCAGAGATGCTCCAGCAATGTGATCGATAATTGAATTATGAAATTCGAGTCGTCCAACTGCAAGAAAGGTAAACacagatattattattgccAAAGGTGAATAATCATGTGTCATTAGCATATACGGGCCACCGTATCCTTCGAGCCAGGTGTATTGCTTTGTGGAAAAATGATATATAGTCGCAACATTAAATAAGATAAGACCGGAAAGACAAAGAAATAGCATCTTTGTGGTGATTTTTGCATAGACATGTCTATACAGTCTCAAATACGATCCTAGCATGTACAGGAACATGAACCAAAACACAGGACTGAATGCGTACACATAAAAGTAAGCAAAAATGGACATTGTAACAAACATGACACTCAAAGTGCCGACATATTCCTGGTGAGTCAAGCTGAGAGTAATTTTACTTAGAACTGGTGATAGTAGAACTGTAATAATGTGCAGGGTGACGAGCCAGTAGCTATAACACACAACTGGAAACAGGCTCTCAAAGAAATCGTGCGATTTCATCTCATCATAGCGCTCATATAACATCCAAGCAAAAATTGCCCATGAATAAGTGACAGTTCGAAGCCACACACGGATAACCGAGGATGGTGTCACCGTTTTGCCGGCAAGGAAATAGCCGGTAATGATCATAAACAAGTTAATGCCCACTTTACCCCCACTAGAAAGAACTCCAATGAAGGTGTTTTCCAAAGattgttctttttcctcAAATGGCCAAGGAGATTGTACTCCAAAGTTGTGATATAGAATAAGAAGCATTGACAAGCTCCTCAGAAGCTCGTAATTAGTTAGTCGTGCCATATTGGTATATTATGTATTTGTGATGTGCCGCAACTGTGAAACTTTGGACGGAATGCGAATTAATGCGAATGAAATGTGAAACAAGAGTTTTctaaacaaataaaaaaatccagGAAATCGCTGACATTTAAACAATACAGCTCATTTCTAGTTACCCACACTTCTTCTGCACTAAGAATGATCCCTGCAACTCTCTAATCCCTGTCAGTGCAGCATGCATGTCCAAAAGGGAAATCTGGCATATCAGCGCATGCTTGGTGCATAAGCGAAGTCCgttttttgaaaatgcaTGTACTATTTGCAACGGCTTATGCACCCAGCCTAGAACCAGTTTATCAGTTCTACAGGAGGCTCTAGTTGACTATGGCATTGTGTCAGGGATTTGATATTTACATCTTTTCAATCCAGTTGCCCATCGAATGGGAGAATATAAGGCCACTCagttttcttcttgatctcCTGCTCTCCCTTATATTGCGACAGGAAAAACAGCCATCTATGATTATCCGCTCTAGCGAGTGCTATAAACAGCTATAAACCAGACTGGGTTTCAATGGTCTTTTTACCTTCATTGATCAGCCCGTAGTTGATATTTTCCCCGCCAGTCGTTATGTTTGCTCGTCTCAAACTGTCTGATCCATTCCGCTAAGAAGCGAGACGTGTCCACAGAGTTTGAGCTGCAGCCTCAACTGCTAGAGAAAGTTTGAAATTTCTAGAGCCATTCTTAGACAACCCAAAGTTTATtggatatttataaattcaTGTTGACGAGTCTTAATTACTCTATTTGTATTCTAGAACTACGGCGAATGACTGGTTACCCTTACCCACAAAGTTTATTCACAAAGAAGCCTTACCTGCACAAACCGAGGATAGGCAAGCATAATATAAACAATATAAGATCAGGAACAGTCGGCGAggtttaattttttttttgatgcTAACGAACTATACAGAAGTTACACTGTAGCTTGGAGACAGTTGAGAAGCACAGTTAGTGACattattactttttttGAAGGTGAGCAAGTCGTGAAGGACTTGATCACCAACTAAACAGCTTGTTAGCATGGCtagcggtggtggtggtggagacCTGGGTCTTCAAGGTATACAGGAAGCCAATGGCACATCATCAGGATCAGGCTCAGGATCAGGTTCGGTCTCATGGAATCCTCATCCCACAACATCACAAGGAGGAGGGAATCGCAGCACGCCAATTACACCTCAAAAAACGAGGAGCCACCGGTCTGGGTCTGCTGCGAGCAAGGTAACCACTCCTAAGAATCCCCCGCTATCTCGACAAGAAACACCCACAAAGTCGACGGCTAGTTCTGGATCTTATAATGTGGGTTTAGTTGCTGGTACAGGTGGTTATAGGCTAGAACCAAGGCCATACCCAGTATGGGCAGCCATGAGTATGATAAGCAAAGACGATAAAACCAATGAGTCTGACCCACCAACAGCTCGAAGTTCTTCCGGTACATCAAAACAGGCATATGGACTAGGAATAAATAGAGGAGCTTTAGATAGGCCAGTATTCCGTTATCCAAAACTGCGTTCGGAAACCAAAGACAAAGATCCCGTCCAGTTAGTCCATGCCGACGATATAAAGCAGCAACGGAACATTTCCAGCTCGTCAGTCAACAATAATGAGAAAGATGAACCTAACGATTTTTCACAACCTAATGCCAAGtcaaccaaccaacaagAACAGGCGGTTTCTGATACGATTCCGGGAACCGGGGGTCCCGCCTTTTTCGACTATTCACCGAGCGCTCCAGACCCAAATGCCGATACTGAGCTGAATGAGAAGTCAAAAATGGATGTGAGCCCAGGACAAGCATTCGATGATAGAGACTTTTCTGAAGCACAGCCTGTTCCATACCGACGACAGAGCATATCTTATTCCGAACGTGACGATTATAAGTTTCCAGCACGAGCAACGCCATCTTTTGTGATACCAAATAACATCTCAGACAATATGACTAGAGGCACTAGCAAGTGGCAGGAACTACTGGCAATGACAGCCCGGCACGAATTTTATGAATCACAAGGCATCATAGATGAAGTGGCTCTTAATAGACAAGGAGACCTTGATAGATTGTGGAAGGCacatgttgaagaagaacgaCAGTTACGGC
This window harbors:
- the ARA2 gene encoding D-arabinose 1-dehydrogenase (NAD(P)(+)) ARA2 (NAD-dependent arabinose dehydrogenase; involved in biosynthesis of dehydro-D-arabinono-1,4-lactone; similar to plant L-galactose dehydrogenase; GO_component: GO:0005575 - cellular_component [Evidence ND]; GO_function: GO:0047816 - D-arabinose 1-dehydrogenase (NAD) activity [Evidence IEA]; GO_function: GO:0045290 - D-arabinose 1-dehydrogenase [NAD(P)+] activity [Evidence IDA,IMP] [PMID 17097644]; GO_function: GO:0016491 - oxidoreductase activity [Evidence IEA]; GO_process: GO:0070485 - dehydro-D-arabinono-1,4-lactone biosynthetic process [Evidence IMP] [PMID 17097644]; GO_process: GO:0055114 - oxidation-reduction process [Evidence IEA]); this encodes MTQSEVIIKPITTNIPKSIEDLPDIVLGAGVFNYQYTDDPHGLSAENVLRKAFDLGIRALDTSAYYGPSEEIVGKALKSMASEYPRDTYLICTKAGRVAENNFDYSAASIRSSVLRSLERLNTTYLDVLYIHDVEFVETKQCLEAIDEAFALKKAGYIKNVGISGYPLDFLLYLATLAKNTLSHGSLDIILSYSNFCMQNTLLEDYVTKFKTEAGVRVVLNASPLSMSLLRAVPPHPFHPASLELRKAVSEASVYTSQHGVDISDLAVRFVYTHWTHGPTVFGLQTVREVETAVQQYWQAKTAAQSKEDEVLLKGVREILGSTLNQTWPSGIEHPDMTA
- the CDA2 gene encoding chitin deacetylase CDA2 (Chitin deacetylase; together with Cda1p involved in the biosynthesis ascospore wall component, chitosan; required for proper rigidity of the ascospore wall; GO_component: GO:0005631 - chitosan layer of spore wall [Evidence ISS] [PMID 8940152]; GO_function: GO:0003824 - catalytic activity [Evidence IEA]; GO_function: GO:0004099 - chitin deacetylase activity [Evidence IEA]; GO_function: GO:0004099 - chitin deacetylase activity [Evidence IDA,ISS] [PMID 8940152]; GO_function: GO:0016787 - hydrolase activity [Evidence IEA]; GO_function: GO:0016810 - hydrolase activity, acting on carbon-nitrogen (but not peptide) bonds [Evidence IEA]; GO_process: GO:0030476 - ascospore wall assembly [Evidence IDA,IMP] [PMID 8940152]; GO_process: GO:0005975 - carbohydrate metabolic process [Evidence IEA,IEA]; GO_process: GO:0006032 - chitin catabolic process [Evidence IEA]; GO_process: GO:0000272 - polysaccharide catabolic process [Evidence IEA]; GO_process: GO:0030435 - sporulation resulting in formation of a cellular spore [Evidence IEA]), which translates into the protein MKLYATALLVFSTVATAKSNDETKPINPLLLSSPRNIDHSAKYINLPISPGKLRENLQNHASGPQTYGTGSKPSHLDRTLADYTVPSRQEIGIGGGISGNNQGVKIYAQFKQPFPDWLQSITGLTKWPDENAPYIPLDDIDLSVVPKIPKRSLGDCSNVERSHCSFECYRCVAPDDIITCPVMSQTFDDGPSPSTPKLLDQLPIKTTFFTQGINVVRFPETVRLQHQEGHLLASHTWSHANLPGLSNEDIAAQIQWSIWAINATAGVVPRYFRPPYGAIDDRVRTITRQFGLVAVFWDKDTFDWRVNDRSKTENEVYQEVRQWQAETPGALILEHDSTIKTVNVGIEVSRLIHSKQMTVADCVNGPWYND
- the SRF1 gene encoding Srf1p (Regulator of phospholipase D (Spo14p); interacts with Spo14p and regulates its catalytic activity; capable of buffering the toxicity of C16:0 platelet activating factor, a lipid that accumulates intraneuronally in Alzheimer's patients; GO_component: GO:0016021 - integral component of membrane [Evidence IEA]; GO_component: GO:0016021 - integral component of membrane [Evidence ISM] [PMID 12192589]; GO_component: GO:0016020 - membrane [Evidence IEA,IEA]; GO_function: GO:0003674 - molecular_function [Evidence ND]; GO_process: GO:0016042 - lipid catabolic process [Evidence IEA]; GO_process: GO:0006629 - lipid metabolic process [Evidence IEA]; GO_process: GO:0043085 - positive regulation of catalytic activity [Evidence IMP] [PMID 21347278]), which translates into the protein MASGGGGGDLGLQGIQEANGTSSGSGSGSGSVSWNPHPTTSQGGGNRSTPITPQKTRSHRSGSAASKVTTPKNPPLSRQETPTKSTASSGSYNVGLVAGTGGYRLEPRPYPVWAAMSMISKDDKTNESDPPTARSSSGTSKQAYGLGINRGALDRPVFRYPKLRSETKDKDPVQLVHADDIKQQRNISSSSVNNNEKDEPNDFSQPNAKSTNQQEQAVSDTIPGTGGPAFFDYSPSAPDPNADTELNEKSKMDVSPGQAFDDRDFSEAQPVPYRRQSISYSERDDYKFPARATPSFVIPNNISDNMTRGTSKWQELLAMTARHEFYESQGIIDEVALNRQGDLDRLWKAHVEEERQLRLEKLRRNRISRLGRLRHFFRKQREPDSTHPGNSGRDTEPLHISSARYLVSHESRQKYKPRLRKIFLNNPFIPLTLRATIFILSIIALAVSSSIYKRSHDAKPNRINQQPSTIMAIVVQSTALVYLVYITYDEYSGKPLGLRDARAKMRLIMLDLLFIIFSAANLSLTFNTLYDRTWVCQDFSFSSSSVTIFLPYISKICDLQKVLASFLFMVLVMWILTFTVSIFRLVERVAQ